In one Lolium rigidum isolate FL_2022 chromosome 3, APGP_CSIRO_Lrig_0.1, whole genome shotgun sequence genomic region, the following are encoded:
- the LOC124702198 gene encoding rhodanese-like domain-containing protein 8, chloroplastic has protein sequence MAAAVHHHHHLHFHLLLRPPPRQSSIFFTPRPVPPTRLRSSLQPPTCHLAVAPFEEADQREDKEEFVVVTFYKLVPVEDPRADVAAHLHFLQGRDIHGRIYMNEQGINAQYSGPRKDATAYAEWLREDHRFSDILVQISPALNGHAFPRLRLRYKKSLVQLEGGSCHLPLLEPSMRASPLTPSEWREKLEARKRGETEAAGDTCERKLLLLDVRNDYEWDIGHFEGAKRPNVDCFRSTSFGLSEQETDLTDPLHGVDKENTDILMYCTGGIRCDVYSTILRDKGFGNLYTLKGGVSNYHKSEGCAEWVGNLFVFDDRLSLPPAKFAEEGDGGEEGGIDNGKPPSSSSRWLGRCYVCGSEVEELRHRNCASIDCNRLYLCCGWCLGELRGCCCSECQSAPRLRPLLPGHQRYDKWHLYRD, from the exons ATGGCGGCCGccgtccaccaccaccaccacctccacttcCACCTTCTTCTCCGTCCGCCGCCTCGGCAGTCCAGCATCTTCTTCACCCCGCGCCCCGTCCCGCCTACACGGCTCCGCTCCTCCCTCCAGCCCCCCACCTGCCACCTCGCCGTCGCCCCCTTTGAAGAAGCAGATCAGCGGGAGGACAAGGAGGAATTCGTGGTCGTCACCTTCTACAAGCTGGTGCCCGTCGAGGACCCACGCGCTGACGTCGCCGCGCACCTCCACTTCCTCCAG GGACGCGACATACACGGCCGCATTTACATGAACGAGCAGGGGATCAATGCTCAG TACAGTGGTCCGCGCAAAGATGCAACGGCGTATGCGGAATGGCTCAGAGAAGACCATCGCTTTTCTGATATACTCGTCCAAATTTCGCCAGCATTAAACGGGCATGCTTTTCCTCGGCTGAGACTGCGGTACAAGAAATCACTTGTTCAG TTGGAAGGAGGCAGTTGTCACCTTCCTTTGCTGGAACCTAGCATGCGTGCTTCACCACTGACCCCATCTGAGTGGAGGGAAAAACTTGAAGCTAGAAAACGTGGTGAAACCGAAGCAGCTGGAGATACATGTGAACGAAAACTTCTGCTCCTTGATGTTAGAAATG ACTATGAATGGGACATTGGGCATTTTGAAGGAGCTAAGAGGCCTAACGTGGACTGCTTCAGAAGCACTTCCTTTGGGCTCTCAGAGCAGGAG ACTGATTTGACGGATCCTCTACATGGAGTAGATAAAGAGAATACAGACATATTAATGTACTGCACAGGTGGTATACGATGCGACGTATATTCAACAATTTTGAG GGACAAGGGTTTTGGAAACCTGTACACTCTGAAGGGGGGCGTGTCTAACTATCACAAGAGTGAAGGATGCGCGGAGTGGGTGGGCAATCTGTTTGTGTTTGATGATCGGCTGTCGCTGCCACCGGCAAAGTTTGCAGAAGAAGGTGATGGGGGAGAAGAAGGTGGTATTGACAATGGGAAGCCACCGTCCTCGTCGTCCCGGTGGTTGGGTCGGTGCTACGTGTGTGGATCGGAGGTGGAGGAGCTGAGGCACCGCAACTGCGCCAGCATCGACTGCAACCGCCTCTACCT GTGCTGCGGGTGGTGCTTGGGGGAGCTGCGGGGCTGCTGCTGTTCGGAGTGCCAAAGCGCGCCACGGCTGCGGCCGTTGCTGCCGGGACACCAGAGATACGACAAGTGGCACCTCTACCGTGACTGA